The Spirosoma sp. SC4-14 DNA window GGTGATCCCAAACAGATCAAGCAGGAATTGGGCGATATTGAGGTAAGCTGGCCAGAGGAAACAGACTAAAATCAGGCCGCTATTCTAATACCATAGTATTCTAATAATCGCGCCCTATGCCGCAACATTCAGAAGACGAGATCGCCAGCCGACGAGCCACTGTTTCAAACCTGTATCGGAAAGGTTGGACGCAGATGGAAATTGCCGATGAGGTTGGCGTTTCTCAGGGCCAAATCAGCCAGGATCTGGAAGCCATCCGAATCGAGTGGCGGAATTCGATGCTTATGGACTTCAACGAAAAAAAGGCGGAGGAGCTGGCGAAGATTGATTATCGAGAACAAATACTCTGGCAGGCCTGGGAACGCTCGATGCAGCCGCTCAAAAAGAAATCTACCAAGATGAAGGGCGAAGTTGATACCGGGCAAAGGTATCAAGACAAGAAGAAGAATCAGCAGGTCAAAAACCTTGAAACGACTGAAACGACAGAGGAACGGCTGGGCGATCCGCGCTACATGCAGGGTATTGAACGCTGTGCTCAGCAACGTATTGAACTGTTAGGATTAGCCGCACCTATCAAAGTAGCCCAGACGGACCCCGAAGGGAAAGCGGTGGCGGCTCGGACCTGGCGACTAATTGATCATACTGGCGGGAAACCGGTTCCCGCTCCTGACGACATTTATTAATGTAACTTCTGAGCATGATCGTAAAAAACCAGCATCTCGACAAAGCGCAGGTCGCACGAATGAAGGCAGTTTATGGTATGAGCCATAGCCAAATACTGGCAGCTGCTCAGGCTATCGTTGATCCGACGGAGCTTAACCGCCAGCGCCCAAATCCATCCAAACGAGGCCGTCGCTTCGTTCGCTGATTCAGGCCACAGTAAATTCTAGGGATGTTTGCCTGCAATCCCGTTTTTGAACCTGTCTTTCACGCGTCTGATGCCGTCCGATACATCCACCTTTGGGGTGGTCGTGGTCGTGGCGGCTCATTCTTCGCCACGGAATACGCTCTGTCCTGTCTCATGGATGAGGTGTATTTCCGTGGCTATTTAATGCGTGCGGTTCACAAGGATATCCGGGAGTCGCTTTGGCGGGACTTGATGGACCGCATCGACGAGAAAGAAGAACAGGGACTGCTCGACAGGAAAGATTTCAAGATCAATACCAACGATATGTCGGTTGTTTACCTACCTACAGGTAATACAATCCGCTCTCGTGGTTTCAAGAAATCATCGAAAGGGCAGACGGCAAAAATGAAGTCGATTGCTGGCGCAACGCACGTTTTCGTCGAAGAAGCCGAGGAGATTGAAGAGGCTGATTTCAACCAGCTCGATGACTCCCTGCGGACCGTAAAAGGTGAACTTCGGGTGTTTCTGATCTTCAACCCACCGAAGAAAAACCACTGGATTCTCAAGCGCTGGTATATCCTCGAAGAGAGCCGCGTCCCCGGTTATTATATCGGTCGCGCCAAAAAACAGGACAATTTCCTCTCTATCTTTTCGACGTATCATAACAACCGGGCGAATCTTAATCAGCAAACGATTGACAACTTTGAAGCCTACAAAGATCGGGATGAAGAACACTATTATACCGTCGTCCGTGGTCTGATCAGCGAAGGAGCCAAAGGGCGTATTTACAAGAAATGGAAAGCTATTACTAATACCGACTTCAATGCGTTGCCCTACACGCCCTATTACGTGCTCGACTTTGGCTACGGTGGTGATCCGCTGGCCTTCGGAATGGTCAAACGGCACAATAAACGCCGTTATGCCAAGCAATTAATATACGGAACCGAGATTGGTGATGATGAATTAGTACGTCGATTGAGGGCACTTAAAGTCGGCGGCCGTCCTATCGTTGCCGATTCAGCCGAACCCAAAAGCATAGCCAAACTGCGCCAGGAGGGCTTTAATGTCATCGCAGCCCGAAAAACACCGGATTCCGTCCGTACGGGTATTAGGACCATGCAAAACCTGGAATGGTATTACACGGACGATTCCAGCGACCTAATCTTTGAATATCAGGAGTACAAATGGGTTCTCGATGAAAACAAGAACATGACCTCTGAGCCCGAAGACAAGAACAACCACATGATGGATGCGCTCCGTTACGGCGAGATAACCGACCCCTGGGGCGGTGGGGACATTGAGCACAATTAAAGCCCCTTTTCTATCTTCAAAACGCAGTCGCCTTGCTGGTGTAGGTCAACGGATGGAAGAGGGAGTGATAATGACGTCATAAACTCTTCCGGCCGATTCCCATCGCAGCCACTGCACTGCACCTACCAGCTATTACGGGTTCTGACTGTTTACCGCTGTCACTTATCCCCTTTTTATAGCAATGCCCGATCGCTTATACACGGCTGCCGATCAGACAGCCATCGTCGTTGGAGCTCCGAATACTGGTGTCGATATCGTACCCGGTAACGTAATCAAATGCGTCTTTGTCGCGCTGGCGGATTTCGCCATGACGGAAATCACACTGCTGACGCTATCAGCCTGGCAAACGTTCCTCGCCGATCAGACCAAAACCCATGCCGTAACGCCGTTTATCGATGCATTCGATTTACCTCCTACCACGCCTATTACCGAGGCTGGTAACGATAACACGACCTGGAACGGGGTTCCTCGTCAGCGTTCAACGTCGTTTGCGGTAGCAAAAGGTAAGTTTTCGGGGGCCGATGCAACGCAAATCAAGGCGCTGCGGAAACTGGGCAGCAAATCCGGCAATTTCCAGCAAGGCACTCGTATTGGTGTAATTTTCATCCATGAGGGTACCAGTATTACGTGTCTGGCCAATGCCAAACCGATTCCAGCGTATAACATCTTTATCAGTGACCCCAAAAAAGGCGGCTTAGGTGCTTCGAATGACTACGATTTCGAATTCCATCTGCAAGGTAACTGGTCGACCAATGAAAAGATGTATGAGCTGGCCTTTGAAGGCGCAACTCTAACCAATTAATAATGTCTGAACAAATTACGCTTGTCCGGCTGGCGGATAACCAGCCGGAAAGCTTTCCCAAAGAACAGGCCGAACATCTGCTGAGAATTCAGAAAGAAATGGGCCAATCTTCGTACAAATTACCGGACGATTCCGTACCCACCGCCAATGCCGATAACGGACAACCAAGCGATTCAGTCAATTCTGAACCCGGTAAACGGGGCAGCTCTAAAACGGGCGGGTGAGGATAATGACCGTCAACGGTATCATGTAGGCCCGGCGACCGATGAAAAGGACGCCGGGCCCTATGCTAAACGCCTAAAGGATCGGGTCAAAAACATTCTTCAGAACGAAGATAAATACCGTCGATTTTGCTCGCTGCTCAATTACCCCCTACCCTCTTCCCGATTGATCGACAATGCGGCCGACGAATATTTAAAGTGTTTCGGCGCAGAAGACAAGTATGTTGATTTTGAGTTCAGTAGTGATGAGTTAAAAGCCCAGGCATCGGAGTTTCTGGACGAAATCAAATTCGACGATTGGCTGACAAAAGACCTGTTTAATCAGTGTTTGCGTGCTTCAGCCGCTATTTGGATTGTCGATCTCCCTGCTACAGTAAATCAGACTGGTTTTCCTCAACCAGTCATTATGCTGCGCGAAGTAAACCAGTTAACTGACCTGTTTACGGATACGCGTGGTAATGTGATGGCAGCCATTTACCCTATGTCGCCTATTAAAGATGCCAGCAATAAGGAGATCGCTAAACGGTGGGCAGTGCTGGATGATGTTTCGTACCGGGTATGCATCCAGCGTAATGGTGAAAAAGAACCAAGCGTACTATTTACAAATGTCCACGATTTGGAACGTTGTCCTGCTGGCTGGATCTGGCATGACAAACTGAATGGAAAAGACCCTTTTCGTATTCAATCGCCATTGCATGCGGTTTTTACAGATCTCGACAACCTGGTTATCGGGGATATTTTCCGCCAGCATGTAGACTTATATGCTTCGTTTCCGATCCTCTGGAATTTCAAGAAAAAGTGTAATTACGAAACACCAGACGGACTTTCTCAGTGTAAGGAAGGTAAGATTTGGGTAGCCACAACAGATCATGACGGCCTTGAGGTTCGGGTAGAAAAGCCCTGCCCGGTTTGCTCGGCGAGTAAGCCGCTCGGACCTGGCTCACAACTACAGGTACCTCCGCCGATGGATAATTTATCGGCCAATCTGTCCGAACCGGCTGGCTTCATCAATGCGGATCGGGAATTACTCGACTACAATGTCGAAAAGCTGGAGGCCCTAAAAGCTGACCTACGCGAAGCGCTGACAGGGGATTCAAACAATGTCGACCAAACAAAGGATGCGGTCAACGCAGATCAGGTCGCAGCGCGATTTGAGGCTAGGAAGGCCAAATTGTCGTACTGGGCGGCTCACATTCAGCAAACACACGCTGAGGCCTTGTATGTAATTCTGAAAATTACATTTGGGTCATCGTTTCTATCACTGGCCGTCGATTATGGCACCGAATTCCATCTGATATCGCCTGCACAGGCAATCGACGATTACCAGAAAGCCCGGGTGGCCAACCTGCCGATGTATCAGTTAGCACTACGTCGTAAGCGTATCGACAAGTTGCTGGCTGGGGCTTCAGAGACACAGATGACGCGCTTAGAAATGTGCGCCATGTTAGAACCTTACCCTGATCTGCCACTGGCTATGGTACCCGTTGGTTCGGATGCGTACGAGCTAAAGGCTAATTTCGATCAGTACCTCACTCAGTTCGAGAACGAAAACCTCGGGCTGGAAATCTTCGGCCGTGACTTGGACATGGCCATTCGGATAACCACAATTAAATCAATTTTATACAAGTATGTCAGCGAAAGCGCAAAATTCCGACAACTCCCAGAACCCGCCCCAGGATCAAATCCAACAGGATCAGGCGGCAAACCAGCAGGCCAGTAACACTCCTGCTACCGAACAAACCGACGCCGAAAAAATTGCGGCCGCTGCGGCTGCGGTTAAACAGGCAAACCCGGCGTTAAGCAGTGATGAAATCGCGGATATCGTCGCCAAAGTCCTGCGTATTAATCAGCCCGCCGTTGCTGTCGTGGACAAGCAGACCGATAGTGTTCTGAAAAAGGTCGATTCAACCTACAAGGATAAAGTCTTCCTCAAGAAAGACACGAAAAAGCAATTCCCACTGGAACGGGATGCGCTGAACGGTGTTGTCGTACGGCAAACCTACAAACGCACGACCGAAGAAGGCGATGACGTGACGGTGCCAGCCCGGAACCTCAACGAAATCGCAATATACTCTAAGGAGGATTTCGACCGGTTGAATCATGGCGACAAAAAACTGCCTGGGTTTGCGCGTGAAGGCATCCAGATTGAGGTATGGCACCGACCAGGCGACGAAGACACGATTCAGGAATAGTAAGGATTGTTTCGTAAAATCGACAGTAAATTTTTAACGATCAACAAGGCTACTGCAGCAATGACCTACGAAGAATTTCAGGCCGGTTTGGCCGAAACGCCCGAGCTAATCAATGAAATTTTTGATAAGCATGAGGGCGATTACACAAAGCATCTGACTGAAAAAAAGCAGATGATCGTCACGACCAAAGATGCGTACGCGAAAGACCGCGAAGAGGCTATTGGTCAGGGCACCAAAAAAGCCCACTCGGAATGGGAGGAAAAATTCGAGAAAGTGACTGGCCAGAAAAAGCCCGATGGTAAAAAGGGCCTGGTTTGGTTCGACGAGCTTTCCAGTCGGATTAAGTTTCTCAACGAAGACGGGGGCGATACAAATGCAGCCATCATTAAAGGGTTGCAAAAGGAATTGGAGGAGGTAAAGACATCTCTTTCCAAAAAAGACAAAGAGGCTTTGCAGGCCCGGATCAATGGAGAAGTAAACACGGCCCTCAAAGGCTTAACGTTTGCTACGCCATCGCATTTGAAAAAAGACACTGAAAAAACGGCCTTCCAACGACAGAAGGCCGAAGACGCAGCAGACATTTTCAATGTACGGTATACCACCTCAATTGATGATCAGGGCCGTATCGTCTTTACAAACAAAAAAGGGGAGGCACAAACAGAAAATGGCCAGCCAATGACAGCCGAGGCTATTGCTGCCCGTGACTTCGCTAATGATCTGGTGCCGAAAGGACGGACGGCCGCCGGTGCGGGTAGCGGTGAGGATGACGACCAACAACAACAGGGCGGAGCCGATTACCTTGGCGCAACCACAGAGGAAATTCGTAAGAAAATCGCTGAAATGGGCCATGCTGTCGGCACCAACAAATGGTCTGAGTTATACTCTAAAGCCCACATTGCCGCTGGTTACGTCAAAGAAAACGGCCAGTTCGTTAAAAAGTAGTCCGCCTACTGGCGCGAAAGGAGAATAGGAGACCGCTCAGCAAGGCCAGTTCTCACGTTTTCCCTTTCAAAAAATGGCATCTATTGCAGGAACCGTCCTTGAAACAGCCGTCATGATGTTCAAGGATAAATTTTTAGAATTTGAAATGCGCCGTCCAGATATGGGCGTCGTGGGGGCCTTCGATAAGTACGGCAAAGCCCTTATCGATGAAGCCACGATCAAGAAAAACCGGGCTTCAGCTCGTCGGCCACAGTACATCGCTGTGTTGAATCGTCAGTCAACGCCCGTTCGGGATACACGTTCGACTACGATTACACCCGTAGGGTCAACGTCGGCCAAAGTGGGCCTCAACTGGAAAACCTACGGTTTTGATGTTGGTGTAACGGAAGCAATCAACGCTGATAACCAAATTACCGCAGCTGCTGACCTGGCTAATCAGTTGGAGCAGGGCGTACGTGATGTGTTATTGGCAATGGATGCCGATGGTACGACCTTCCTAGAAACAGGCAAGTGGTCGGCTCTGCCTGCGTCGTCGCTCATGAGTATTTCGGGTGGTGCTTACCAGACCACGCAGAAAGAATTGTGGATCAATCTTCCGGCTGTTATGCGGAAGCTGATGCTCAATGGCCCCTACCACATGCTTTCTAATGTGGAGGCCATTGCCAACCTGACCAACGTGAGCACCTATGGCGCTGCTAACCAGCAGAACCTACAAAAGCTGATCAACAACTACGAATTCGGCTATTCGGGAAACATCAACCCCGGCGCTTCGCGTGAGGCTTACTATGCCGTTCCTATTGGCTCGTTAGCCCGGGTGGATTGGGTAGAATACGACTGCCGTAAACCGGAAGGTCGCGGCTCTTATGATGGTGGCGTTTACTACGACACCATCACGCTGGAATTTACCGCGCTGGGCGGTGAGACCATCAGCCTAACGTTTGGCTTCCTCTATATCGCTCAGCCTGCGGATAAGTCAGCCATCCTGCCAGGGCTGGAGCGTGCGTATACCGAAGGCTGGTCGTTGTTTCTGGATTCGGCTTATGTGAAATCGTACTCGTCTGAAGCGGGCAAATCGCCCGTCGTTAAAATTCTGGCTGACGCCGTTTAGTCTGTTAGGTCCTTTGCATAACCTGTAAAGGGATTGCAGAGGACCTCTGCAAAGGGTTATCCACAAAGTTTTTCACAATTAGGTAGTTATAAACCATGAACGCGTTAAAAGCACTCGTTTTTTCCATTGGCTTATTAGTGGCCACTGTTTTTGTAAGCACAGACGCCCAGGCTCAAACGGGAACGTTGCTCCCTTCGGCTAACAAAATAATCTATTCGACGAATGCTGTCGAAATTCAGGATTCAACCAACAAAGTGGCCTATGTGTATAAGAAAGGGGCCTTTTTTGTGCTTACAAAGGGCTTCACAGGTGGAACGGCCGCGCTGATCGACGGTAGCTCTCAGCGAGCAATCTGGCGAGGGCCGGTCAGCCAGATACGAATAGTAGGGGTGGCGGCAACTGATTCGCTAAAGATCTTGTCGCTTAAATCCTCCCCGTTCTAAGCAATTTCCTACCATCAACCCAAAAGCCCGACCGGCCAACGCTGGCGGGCTTTTTCTCTCTAATCCCATGCTAA harbors:
- a CDS encoding PBSX family phage terminase large subunit, with amino-acid sequence MFACNPVFEPVFHASDAVRYIHLWGGRGRGGSFFATEYALSCLMDEVYFRGYLMRAVHKDIRESLWRDLMDRIDEKEEQGLLDRKDFKINTNDMSVVYLPTGNTIRSRGFKKSSKGQTAKMKSIAGATHVFVEEAEEIEEADFNQLDDSLRTVKGELRVFLIFNPPKKNHWILKRWYILEESRVPGYYIGRAKKQDNFLSIFSTYHNNRANLNQQTIDNFEAYKDRDEEHYYTVVRGLISEGAKGRIYKKWKAITNTDFNALPYTPYYVLDFGYGGDPLAFGMVKRHNKRRYAKQLIYGTEIGDDELVRRLRALKVGGRPIVADSAEPKSIAKLRQEGFNVIAARKTPDSVRTGIRTMQNLEWYYTDDSSDLIFEYQEYKWVLDENKNMTSEPEDKNNHMMDALRYGEITDPWGGGDIEHN